The Mycolicibacterium monacense genome contains the following window.
TCGGCCGCAACGGGATGACGAAGTTGAGCCTGTCTCAGGTCGCCGCGCAGGCCCGCGTGTCCCGGCCCACCCTCTACCGCTGGTTCCCCTCGAAGCAGGATCTGCTGTCGGCGTTCGTGGTCTGGGAACGGTCGCTCTACGAACGCGCCGTCGCCGAGGCCGCCGCGAACCTGCCCGCAGATCAGCGGCTCGACGCCGCGCTGCGCATCATCGTCGAATACCAGCAGTCGTATCCGGGTCTGCGCATGGTCGACATCGAACCGGCACAGGTGATCGCGCGCCTCGCCCACATCCTGCCGCGCATGCGCGACCGGTTGGAACGCGGTATGTCGGTGCCCGACGCCACGGTGGCCGCGTCCACGGCCGTGCGCGTGGCGATCTCGCACTACCTGGTGCGCAGCGACGACGGCGAGGACTTCCTCGCGCAGCTACGGCACGCCGCGGGGCTCACCTGAGGCGTTCACGACCGCCACGCCGAGCCCGGATCGGCCAGCACCTCGTCGGTGTGTTCGCCGAGACGGGGTGCGACAGAACGTGGCTCGCACGGGGTGCCGTGGAAGTCCGCGGGTGTGGCGACCATCGGGATGCTCCCGTCGCCGTCGGGGACGTACACCGCGCCCCCGGCGGCGTGGAACTGGTCGTCGGCGACGACGTCTTCCAGCGAGTTGATCGGCGACCAGAACAGGTCCGGTTCCGCCGCGAAGATCTCCGCCCACTCGGCCAGCGGTCTGGTGGCGAAGATCCAGTCGAGTTCGGCGATGAGTTCGCGGGCGTTGACCGCGCGCGAGCGGCCGGTGGCGAACCGGTCGTCGGTCAGCCAGTCGTGGCGTCCGACGCTGCGGCACAGCGCGGGCCAGTGCAGGTCCCCCTCCAGCCCGACGATCCAGAACCGACGCCCGTCGCCCGCGGCGTAGTTGTTCATACAGGGGTTGCCCATCGATTCCCGTTGGCCGATGGCGATCTGACGCCCGGTGAGCAGGAACGTGTTGAGGTCGAAGCTGATCGTGTAGGCGCCCTGCCGGTAAAGCGAGGTCGTCACCAGCTGACCGACTCCCGTGCGGGCACGCGACACCAGCGCCGCGCACACCGCCGCCGCCAGCGTCATGCCGACCGAGTGATCACCCATCCCACCCCGCTGGAAAGGCGGATCGTCGCCCGGTCGGGTCAGCAGGTGCGCCAGGCCGGCGCGCGCCCAGAACGCGGCGACGTCGTACGCCGCGCGGTCGGCGTCCGGCCCGGCCGACCCGTACCCGGTGATCAGACCGTAGACCAGCCGGGGGTTGGCGGCGGCGAGCGTCTCGAAGTCCAGCCCGAGGCGGCGCAGTGCGGACGGCCGCACGTTGGTCACGAAAACATCGGCGGTACAGAGGAGTTCGCGGAT
Protein-coding sequences here:
- a CDS encoding TetR/AcrR family transcriptional regulator; the protein is MTSVTGDGNRTRERILAATAEVLGRNGMTKLSLSQVAAQARVSRPTLYRWFPSKQDLLSAFVVWERSLYERAVAEAAANLPADQRLDAALRIIVEYQQSYPGLRMVDIEPAQVIARLAHILPRMRDRLERGMSVPDATVAASTAVRVAISHYLVRSDDGEDFLAQLRHAAGLT
- a CDS encoding CaiB/BaiF CoA transferase family protein, with protein sequence MAGPLDGVKVVELGVWVAAPATGGILADWGADVVKVEPPSGDPARMFGRMLGIDGGVNPPFEMDNRSKRSVAVDLTSAPGRDAIRELLCTADVFVTNVRPSALRRLGLDFETLAAANPRLVYGLITGYGSAGPDADRAAYDVAAFWARAGLAHLLTRPGDDPPFQRGGMGDHSVGMTLAAAVCAALVSRARTGVGQLVTTSLYRQGAYTISFDLNTFLLTGRQIAIGQRESMGNPCMNNYAAGDGRRFWIVGLEGDLHWPALCRSVGRHDWLTDDRFATGRSRAVNARELIAELDWIFATRPLAEWAEIFAAEPDLFWSPINSLEDVVADDQFHAAGGAVYVPDGDGSIPMVATPADFHGTPCEPRSVAPRLGEHTDEVLADPGSAWRS